In Micromonospora sp. NBC_01813, the following are encoded in one genomic region:
- a CDS encoding YbaB/EbfC family nucleoid-associated protein, giving the protein MADEGGSTRASGQLEAMFALLAEEQRKLAEFQRKMNEASTTVESANKMLTATFDGRGELVGFTVNNTKYRAMAPNELAEMLLDVVRRGRSQAFGKINTMAGGDVLPGVDFGDLSAGKVDLNDVVGSILTSAIDLPGIVRAAEQQGRGDG; this is encoded by the coding sequence ATGGCTGACGAGGGCGGCTCGACGCGAGCGTCGGGTCAACTGGAAGCGATGTTCGCACTGCTCGCCGAGGAGCAGCGCAAGCTGGCGGAGTTCCAGCGCAAGATGAACGAGGCGAGTACGACGGTCGAGTCGGCGAACAAGATGCTCACGGCGACCTTCGACGGCCGGGGCGAACTGGTCGGGTTCACGGTCAACAACACCAAGTACCGCGCGATGGCGCCGAACGAACTCGCCGAGATGCTGCTGGACGTCGTCCGGCGTGGACGGTCCCAGGCCTTTGGCAAGATCAACACAATGGCCGGTGGCGACGTGCTGCCCGGTGTCGACTTCGGCGACCTGTCGGCCGGCAAGGTCGACCTGAACGACGTCGTCGGCAGCATCCTCACCTCGGCGATCGACCTGCCCGGGATCGTCCGGGCCGCCGAACAGCAGGGGCGCGGCGATGGCTGA
- the eccCa gene encoding type VII secretion protein EccCa: protein MGTVPYSRKARRAGPVAPVEEINLQEPPVIPEPAERGISSVLMLAPMGIASLAMVLMFLRPNAGALAYVGVCLMVLAAVTMMIVPLIRNAGQHKHRLNGERRDYLRYLGQVRRKVRNSLVEERRAARWLHPHPGALWTMALSQRLWERRTSHEDFGEVRVGLGARRSTTRLLAPASKPISDLEPLAAHALRRFLRAYATLQDAPISLYLRGFARIGFRGDRRTTRATVRAMLAQLAVAHSPQDVYLVVAATGTAWDWVKWLPHVQDDSVPDVTGTRRRVVTEPAEIDEILAALGVPDRPGFEPDTPVTSMEPLVVLVLDGPTLPANHRLGTDGYRNLITLDVQAVFGWETHPHTLLVQTTKEQLNVVSFDHLGKSSSSRLCRPDLMSVMSAEALARTVARYRVGQGGETEEPLATDYDLGGLLQLGDLNTFDPAGYRAGRTAAQRLRVPIGMTSTGSPIELDIKEAAEGGMGPHGMLIGATGSGKSELLRTLVLALAARHTSEELNLVLVDFKGGAAFLGFERLPHTSAVITNLSEELELVDRMQDALTGELNRRQEHLRASGYPSRRDYERARADGVAMEPMPALFIVVDEFSEMLSSKPEFIDVFGMIGRLGRSLGVHLLLASQRVDEGRIHTIESHLSYRIGLRTFSSMESRSVLGVPDAYELPNVPGNGYLRPDTQTLIRFKAAYCSGPWRPPNQRRRASGQGGLVPFGTAHLRPEQPVDPQPDDEADAGDKPPILADMLLQVLRGHGPAAHQVWLPPLTDTTTLEKLLPPLIEHPTLGLAPVGGFGTGQLTVPVGLIDLPAQQRRELLQASLAGSTGNVGVVGGPQAGKSTLLRTLICALALTHTAAEVQFYCLDFGGGAMASLSRLPHVGGVAGRLDRDKVARTVLEMTTLVARREMLFAEHGIDSMASYRRARASGAFRDVDPYGDVFLVVDGWYTARQDFQDLDDRFGELAARGLSFGVHLLVSAGRWSEIRPWLRDVLGTRFELRLGDPVESEVNSRVAATVPAIPGRGITSDRQHFLTALPRIDGDPSTEDLAEATAELVEALDVPTAPRAPKVKLLPERLLVAELPAPTAPSREAEIRIPLGLDDVRLAPLWHDFDAHPHLLIFGDTETGKTNLLRHIAASVVAHHTPKEARVVFGDSRRELHESIPQANQIGYSMSAERLAATLVEAGQVLTSRLPGPEIPPSRLSKRDWWTGGRLFILVDDFELIEGGRDSPLAPLLPLLPHGAEIGLHLIIARSTSGAGRSMMNPVLRRAWELGSPAVLFSCPREEGNFLGNVRPRTLPPGRGQYIDRRRNVRLVQTPEMPAPEKPAS from the coding sequence GTGGGTACGGTCCCCTACTCGCGCAAGGCCCGCCGGGCCGGTCCCGTCGCGCCGGTCGAAGAGATCAACCTCCAGGAACCACCGGTCATCCCCGAGCCGGCCGAGCGCGGCATCAGCTCGGTGTTGATGCTGGCCCCGATGGGCATCGCCTCGCTGGCCATGGTGCTGATGTTCCTGCGCCCCAACGCGGGGGCGTTGGCGTACGTCGGGGTCTGCCTGATGGTGCTGGCCGCCGTGACGATGATGATCGTGCCGCTGATCCGCAACGCCGGGCAGCACAAGCATCGGCTCAACGGCGAACGCCGCGACTACCTGCGCTATCTCGGCCAGGTGCGGCGCAAGGTACGCAACTCGCTCGTCGAGGAGCGACGCGCCGCCCGCTGGCTGCATCCCCACCCGGGCGCGCTGTGGACGATGGCGCTGAGCCAGCGACTCTGGGAGCGCCGGACCTCCCACGAGGACTTCGGCGAGGTACGGGTGGGCCTGGGGGCCCGGCGCTCGACCACCCGGCTACTCGCCCCGGCGAGCAAGCCGATCAGCGACCTGGAGCCGCTCGCCGCGCACGCGCTGCGTCGCTTCCTGCGGGCCTACGCCACCTTGCAGGACGCCCCGATCTCGCTCTACCTGCGCGGCTTCGCCCGGATCGGGTTCCGGGGCGATCGGCGTACCACCCGCGCCACCGTCCGCGCCATGCTCGCCCAGCTGGCCGTCGCGCACTCGCCGCAGGACGTGTACCTGGTCGTCGCCGCCACCGGCACCGCCTGGGACTGGGTGAAGTGGCTGCCGCACGTCCAGGACGACTCCGTCCCGGACGTCACCGGCACCCGGCGGCGGGTCGTGACCGAACCGGCCGAGATCGACGAGATCCTCGCCGCCCTCGGTGTTCCGGACCGACCAGGCTTCGAGCCGGACACCCCGGTCACGTCGATGGAGCCGCTCGTGGTGCTGGTCCTCGACGGGCCCACCCTGCCGGCCAACCACCGACTCGGTACGGACGGCTACCGGAACCTGATCACCCTCGACGTACAGGCCGTCTTCGGGTGGGAAACCCACCCGCACACCCTGCTGGTGCAGACGACCAAGGAGCAACTGAACGTCGTCTCGTTCGACCACCTCGGCAAATCGAGCAGCAGCCGGCTGTGCCGACCGGACCTGATGAGTGTGATGTCCGCCGAGGCGCTGGCCCGCACCGTCGCCCGGTACCGGGTCGGTCAGGGCGGCGAAACCGAGGAACCACTGGCCACCGACTACGACCTGGGCGGCCTGCTCCAGCTCGGCGACCTGAACACCTTCGACCCGGCCGGCTACCGGGCCGGACGTACGGCGGCGCAGCGGTTGCGGGTGCCGATCGGAATGACGTCGACCGGCAGCCCGATCGAACTCGACATCAAGGAGGCCGCGGAAGGCGGAATGGGGCCGCACGGAATGTTGATCGGGGCGACCGGCTCCGGCAAGAGCGAGTTGCTGCGCACCCTGGTGCTGGCCCTGGCCGCCCGGCACACGTCGGAGGAGTTGAACCTGGTCCTGGTCGACTTCAAGGGCGGTGCGGCGTTCCTCGGCTTCGAACGGCTACCGCACACCTCGGCCGTGATCACCAACCTGTCGGAGGAACTCGAGCTCGTCGACCGGATGCAGGACGCGCTGACCGGTGAGCTGAACCGGCGGCAGGAACACCTGCGGGCCAGCGGGTATCCGTCGCGGCGCGACTACGAACGGGCCCGCGCCGACGGTGTCGCGATGGAGCCGATGCCGGCGCTGTTCATCGTCGTCGACGAGTTCAGCGAGATGCTCAGCAGCAAACCCGAGTTCATCGACGTCTTCGGCATGATCGGCCGACTCGGCCGCAGCCTCGGGGTGCATCTGCTGCTGGCCAGCCAGCGGGTCGACGAGGGCCGGATCCACACCATCGAGTCGCACCTGTCGTACCGGATCGGTCTGCGGACCTTCTCGTCGATGGAGAGCCGCAGCGTACTCGGCGTACCGGACGCCTACGAACTGCCGAACGTTCCCGGCAACGGCTACCTGCGGCCCGACACCCAGACCTTGATCAGGTTCAAGGCGGCGTACTGCTCCGGGCCGTGGCGGCCGCCGAACCAGCGACGCCGCGCCTCCGGCCAGGGCGGCCTGGTCCCGTTCGGCACCGCCCATTTGCGACCCGAGCAGCCGGTCGACCCGCAGCCGGACGACGAGGCCGACGCGGGGGACAAGCCGCCGATCCTGGCCGACATGCTGCTGCAGGTGCTACGCGGGCACGGACCGGCCGCCCACCAGGTATGGCTGCCACCGTTGACCGACACGACGACCTTGGAGAAACTGCTACCGCCGTTGATCGAGCACCCGACGCTGGGGCTCGCGCCAGTCGGCGGCTTCGGCACCGGGCAGCTCACCGTCCCGGTCGGCCTGATCGACCTGCCGGCCCAGCAGCGCCGCGAGTTGCTGCAGGCCAGCCTGGCCGGCAGCACCGGCAACGTCGGCGTCGTCGGTGGGCCGCAGGCGGGCAAGAGTACGTTGCTGCGGACCCTGATCTGTGCGCTGGCACTCACCCACACCGCAGCCGAGGTGCAGTTCTACTGCCTCGACTTCGGCGGCGGGGCGATGGCCTCCCTGTCGCGGCTGCCGCATGTGGGCGGCGTCGCCGGTCGGCTGGACCGCGACAAGGTGGCCCGCACCGTACTGGAGATGACCACCCTGGTGGCCCGCCGGGAAATGCTCTTCGCCGAGCACGGGATCGACTCGATGGCAAGCTACCGGCGGGCCCGGGCCAGCGGCGCGTTCCGCGACGTCGACCCGTACGGCGACGTGTTCCTCGTCGTCGACGGCTGGTACACCGCCCGGCAGGACTTCCAGGACCTGGACGACCGCTTCGGTGAGCTGGCGGCACGCGGGCTCAGCTTCGGCGTACACCTGCTGGTGTCCGCCGGTCGCTGGTCGGAGATCCGACCCTGGCTGCGCGACGTGCTCGGCACCCGGTTCGAACTGCGGCTCGGTGATCCGGTCGAATCGGAGGTCAACAGCAGAGTCGCGGCGACCGTCCCGGCGATCCCTGGCCGGGGGATCACCTCCGACCGGCAGCACTTTCTCACCGCGCTACCCCGCATCGACGGTGACCCGAGCACCGAAGACCTCGCCGAGGCGACCGCCGAGTTGGTCGAGGCGCTCGACGTACCCACCGCACCGCGTGCGCCCAAGGTGAAGCTGCTGCCGGAGCGGCTGCTCGTCGCCGAACTGCCGGCACCCACCGCGCCGTCGCGGGAGGCGGAGATCCGGATCCCGCTCGGCCTCGACGACGTGCGGCTGGCGCCGCTGTGGCACGACTTCGACGCCCACCCGCACCTGCTGATCTTCGGCGACACGGAAACCGGCAAGACGAACCTGTTGCGGCACATCGCCGCCAGCGTCGTCGCGCACCACACGCCCAAGGAGGCGCGGGTCGTCTTCGGCGACTCCCGGCGCGAGCTGCACGAGTCGATCCCACAGGCGAATCAGATCGGCTACTCGATGTCGGCCGAACGTCTCGCCGCGACGCTGGTCGAGGCCGGGCAGGTGCTCACCTCCCGGCTGCCCGGACCGGAGATCCCACCGAGCCGGCTGTCCAAGCGGGACTGGTGGACCGGAGGCCGACTGTTCATCCTGGTCGACGACTTCGAGCTGATCGAGGGCGGCCGGGACTCCCCACTCGCCCCGCTGCTGCCGCTGCTGCCGCACGGCGCCGAGATCGGCCTGCATCTGATCATCGCCCGCAGCACGTCCGGGGCAGGCCGGTCGATGATGAACCCGGTGCTGCGGCGCGCCTGGGAGCTGGGGTCACCGGCGGTGCTCTTCTCCTGCCCGCGTGAGGAAGGCAACTTCCTCGGCAACGTGCGGCCCCGGACCCTGCCGCCGGGCCGTGGGCAGTACATCGACCGCCGACGCAACGTCCGGCTGGTGCAGACGCCGGAGATGCCGGCACCGGAGAAGCCGGCGTCCTGA
- a CDS encoding WXG100 family type VII secretion target, protein MADDKIGYQYEILFDGISQMQGVNREVEQLIQTLSQETGRALDTWSGPAAANYNELSLRIEKNFGDMNTIVHDLAKELKIRADDMKQQDIRSGNRFGR, encoded by the coding sequence ATGGCGGACGACAAGATTGGCTATCAGTACGAGATCCTGTTCGACGGCATCAGCCAGATGCAGGGAGTAAACCGAGAGGTCGAGCAGCTGATCCAGACCCTGTCTCAGGAGACCGGGCGGGCGCTCGACACCTGGAGCGGCCCGGCGGCGGCGAACTACAACGAGTTGTCGCTGCGGATCGAGAAGAACTTCGGTGACATGAACACGATCGTGCACGATCTGGCGAAGGAGCTCAAGATCCGCGCCGACGACATGAAGCAGCAGGACATCCGTTCCGGAAACCGGTTCGGTCGGTAG
- the eccB gene encoding type VII secretion protein EccB, translating into MESRRDQVHAYFYILGRLNAALMMGRPDPYEPPNRRPMIGLVIGILLAIVIAGGFGIYGIFRPGGDTSWNRPGVIIAVKESGARYLLLDGTLRPVLNYASARLVLGGAMDASIVRVSRHSLTGVPVGAPIGIMGAPDAVPAADRLYRGSWTVCASPPSPAGVPAVTLLLGDLADPLPLGDDQGFLVRTADGQNYLIWQGRRFRLTAATAVALGYTAEVPVLVTPAWLNPIPPGRDLIFPAVAGRGQPGPSVGGRPTRVGQVYEVRNSTNDTTEQFLVRVDGLVRLSRTAAALVLADPAIGQAYPDGPVGPIPVRPDELASAPVATSVEFVEGYPPNPPRPPTGGGGLPCVGFEPTGTTMAVRLYRVPATAVAGALPVPRAATATGTADRIMIAPGTGVLARNPYAPGTAGGAMFLISEFGVKYPLPSAGAGALGYGGAEPVDVPGELLELLPTGPVLDPAAALASQVWGG; encoded by the coding sequence ATGGAGTCACGTCGGGATCAGGTCCACGCCTACTTCTACATCCTGGGTCGGCTCAACGCCGCCCTGATGATGGGCCGGCCCGACCCGTACGAGCCGCCCAACCGCCGCCCGATGATCGGCCTGGTGATCGGGATCCTGCTGGCCATTGTGATCGCCGGTGGTTTCGGGATCTACGGGATCTTCCGCCCCGGTGGCGACACCTCCTGGAACCGTCCGGGGGTGATCATCGCCGTCAAGGAGTCCGGGGCCCGCTACCTGCTGCTCGACGGGACTCTGCGGCCGGTGCTCAACTACGCCTCCGCCCGTCTGGTGCTCGGCGGGGCGATGGACGCCAGCATCGTCCGGGTCTCCCGGCATTCGCTGACCGGAGTGCCGGTCGGGGCACCGATCGGCATCATGGGGGCCCCGGACGCGGTGCCGGCGGCGGACCGGCTCTATCGCGGATCGTGGACGGTCTGCGCGTCACCACCGTCACCGGCCGGCGTACCCGCCGTGACGCTGCTGCTGGGGGATCTCGCCGATCCGCTGCCGCTCGGCGACGACCAGGGATTCCTGGTCCGTACCGCCGATGGACAGAACTATCTCATCTGGCAGGGCCGTCGGTTCCGGTTGACGGCGGCGACCGCGGTGGCACTCGGCTACACGGCCGAGGTGCCGGTCCTGGTGACACCGGCGTGGCTGAACCCGATTCCACCCGGCCGGGATCTGATCTTTCCGGCCGTCGCCGGCCGGGGCCAGCCGGGTCCGTCGGTCGGCGGGCGGCCGACGCGGGTCGGTCAGGTCTACGAGGTACGCAATTCGACGAACGACACGACCGAGCAGTTCCTGGTCCGGGTGGATGGTCTCGTCCGGCTGAGTCGGACAGCCGCCGCGCTCGTGCTGGCCGACCCGGCGATCGGGCAGGCGTACCCGGACGGCCCGGTGGGGCCGATCCCGGTCCGCCCCGATGAGCTGGCGTCGGCCCCGGTCGCCACCAGCGTGGAGTTCGTGGAGGGCTACCCGCCGAACCCCCCGCGACCACCGACCGGTGGCGGTGGGTTGCCCTGCGTCGGATTCGAACCGACCGGCACCACCATGGCGGTGCGGCTCTACCGGGTGCCGGCCACCGCGGTGGCCGGGGCGTTGCCGGTCCCACGGGCGGCGACGGCGACCGGCACCGCGGACCGCATCATGATCGCCCCGGGGACCGGGGTGCTGGCCAGGAATCCGTACGCCCCGGGCACCGCTGGCGGCGCAATGTTTCTGATATCCGAGTTCGGGGTGAAGTATCCGCTGCCGTCGGCGGGTGCCGGGGCGTTGGGGTACGGCGGAGCGGAGCCGGTCGACGTCCCCGGTGAACTGCTGGAACTGTTGCCGACCGGCCCGGTGCTGGACCCGGCCGCGGCGTTGGCGAGCCAGGTCTGGGGCGGTTGA
- the eccD gene encoding type VII secretion integral membrane protein EccD: MESLARQRLAAPVRLRFVLGNRTADLALPGETPLVDLLPEVLLQLDPDAADHGAEHDGWVVQRLGRAPLDEERTAVELHLLDGETLHFRPRAEQLPPIDFDDLVDGVGEQSRTSPYRWSVPRTRAMLLTMGALALAGGLLVLGLDGPVGIRASVAALLAIPLLAAAGLVSRAIPDPQTGTLLAGSAAAYAAMAGWLGAEALAPYSSTAVRVALACLAVLVTLAAGTALVAAGFLLFTGAIAFVVTGAVTALLAAVGPVTPQEAAACGLVLTLLIALMLPPLGFRLGGLALPLLPGRPEQLSEDIEPAPYRMVVDRGSAGLAYHAALTVGVGAAQTISAAVLVGPGGLWPMILALVIAALISMRSRHLSGLVARWATLTPAIALVLFDLLRFAADRSDLARVAVLVPAVVAVAGAILAAGGTLPGRRLRPYWGRTVDILEIILAVALIPVLGAALGIYPMIRAWAS, from the coding sequence ATGGAGAGCCTCGCCAGACAGCGTCTGGCCGCGCCGGTCCGGTTGCGGTTCGTGCTCGGCAACCGGACGGCGGATCTCGCCCTGCCGGGGGAGACCCCGCTGGTCGACCTCCTCCCGGAGGTGCTGCTCCAACTCGACCCGGACGCCGCCGACCACGGTGCCGAACACGACGGCTGGGTGGTGCAGCGCCTCGGTAGGGCACCGTTGGACGAGGAGCGCACCGCCGTCGAGCTGCACCTGCTCGACGGCGAGACGCTGCACTTCCGGCCCCGGGCCGAGCAGTTGCCGCCGATCGACTTCGACGACCTGGTCGACGGGGTCGGGGAACAGTCACGCACCAGCCCGTACCGCTGGTCGGTCCCCCGCACCCGGGCGATGCTGCTCACCATGGGTGCGCTGGCACTCGCCGGCGGCCTGCTGGTGCTCGGGCTGGACGGACCGGTGGGGATTCGCGCCAGCGTCGCCGCGCTGCTCGCCATCCCGCTGCTCGCCGCCGCCGGGCTGGTCAGCCGGGCGATCCCGGATCCGCAGACCGGCACCCTGCTGGCGGGCAGCGCGGCAGCCTACGCGGCGATGGCCGGCTGGCTCGGTGCCGAGGCGCTCGCTCCATACTCCAGCACCGCGGTCCGGGTGGCGCTGGCCTGCCTCGCCGTGCTGGTGACGCTCGCTGCGGGTACCGCGTTGGTCGCCGCCGGTTTCCTGCTGTTCACCGGAGCGATCGCCTTCGTCGTCACCGGTGCGGTGACCGCACTGCTGGCCGCGGTCGGGCCGGTGACGCCGCAGGAGGCGGCTGCCTGCGGCCTGGTGCTGACCTTGCTGATCGCGTTGATGCTGCCGCCGCTCGGCTTCCGACTCGGTGGCCTCGCGTTGCCGCTGCTGCCGGGACGGCCGGAGCAGCTGTCGGAGGACATCGAGCCGGCGCCGTACCGGATGGTGGTCGACCGGGGATCCGCCGGCCTGGCGTACCACGCCGCGTTGACCGTCGGCGTGGGTGCCGCGCAGACGATCAGTGCGGCGGTGCTCGTCGGCCCCGGTGGGCTGTGGCCGATGATCCTGGCCCTGGTGATCGCCGCGCTGATCAGCATGCGGTCCCGGCACCTGAGCGGTCTGGTCGCCCGTTGGGCGACGTTGACGCCGGCCATCGCGCTGGTGCTGTTCGATCTGCTGCGGTTCGCCGCCGACCGGTCCGATCTGGCCCGGGTCGCGGTCCTGGTACCGGCGGTCGTGGCTGTCGCCGGCGCGATCCTCGCCGCCGGGGGGACCCTGCCGGGCCGGCGGCTGCGGCCCTACTGGGGGCGCACGGTGGACATTCTGGAGATCATCCTCGCGGTGGCGTTGATCCCGGTGCTCGGTGCGGCGCTCGGGATCTATCCGATGATCCGTGCCTGGGCGAGTTGA
- the mycP gene encoding type VII secretion-associated serine protease mycosin, producing the protein MRAVAGLAAVVVTAVVAGVPAMAAPALPDPGDNCLRPPESVETGKPWAQSWLGAERVWPLTRGAGITVAVVDTGVAADSPQLRGRVLPGVDLTSPGQPRADNDCFGHGTFIAGIISAAPADGTGFHGVAPDVRILPIRVANSMDDGTARLFAQGIRAAVDAGADIVNISASTTAPEQSLVEAIEYAEERDVVVVAAAANSAGQGTQVAYPAALPTVLAVGAIDSTGTLAAFSQTGAHLGLTAPGVEVVSVGPGGPGHWRGSGTSYAVPFVAGVAALIRAYRPDLSAAEVRHRLLTTADHPAVALPDVGYGWGVVNPAGAVSATLAEEGAGGPVAPVDDARHPDLPPPDPIGPTMAALAAGLSVVLIGLVALLTVLLPAGRARGWRPADRTVDRPPPDADQ; encoded by the coding sequence GTGCGGGCAGTTGCGGGACTCGCCGCCGTGGTGGTGACCGCGGTGGTGGCCGGTGTCCCGGCGATGGCGGCGCCGGCGCTACCCGACCCCGGCGACAACTGCCTGCGGCCGCCGGAGAGCGTGGAGACCGGTAAGCCCTGGGCCCAGTCCTGGCTGGGGGCGGAGCGGGTGTGGCCGTTGACCCGTGGCGCGGGAATCACCGTCGCCGTCGTCGACACCGGCGTCGCGGCGGACAGTCCGCAACTGCGTGGCCGGGTGCTGCCCGGCGTCGACCTCACCAGCCCCGGCCAGCCCCGGGCCGACAACGACTGTTTCGGCCACGGCACGTTCATCGCCGGGATCATCAGCGCCGCACCGGCCGACGGAACCGGCTTCCACGGGGTCGCCCCCGACGTGCGGATCCTGCCGATCCGGGTGGCGAACAGCATGGACGACGGCACCGCCAGGCTGTTCGCGCAGGGCATCCGCGCCGCCGTCGACGCCGGTGCCGACATCGTGAACATCTCCGCCAGCACCACGGCGCCGGAGCAGAGCCTCGTCGAGGCGATCGAGTACGCCGAGGAGCGTGACGTGGTGGTGGTGGCGGCTGCGGCGAACAGTGCCGGGCAGGGGACGCAGGTCGCGTACCCCGCGGCACTGCCGACCGTGCTCGCCGTCGGGGCGATCGACTCGACCGGTACGCTCGCCGCCTTCTCCCAGACCGGAGCGCACCTCGGGCTGACCGCACCGGGGGTCGAGGTGGTCAGCGTCGGTCCTGGCGGCCCCGGCCACTGGCGTGGCAGCGGCACCAGTTACGCGGTGCCGTTCGTGGCGGGCGTCGCCGCGCTGATCCGTGCGTACCGGCCGGACCTGTCCGCCGCCGAGGTGCGACACCGGCTGCTGACGACGGCCGACCATCCGGCGGTGGCGCTGCCCGATGTCGGCTACGGCTGGGGCGTCGTCAATCCGGCCGGTGCCGTGTCCGCGACCCTCGCCGAAGAGGGTGCCGGTGGTCCGGTGGCGCCGGTGGACGATGCCCGCCACCCCGATCTGCCGCCGCCCGATCCGATCGGGCCGACGATGGCCGCGCTCGCCGCCGGTCTGTCGGTCGTACTGATCGGGCTGGTGGCGCTGCTCACCGTGCTGCTGCCCGCCGGCCGGGCCCGTGGCTGGCGACCTGCCGACCGTACGGTCGACCGGCCGCCGCCCGACGCCGACCAGTAG